The Nicotiana tabacum cultivar K326 chromosome 1, ASM71507v2, whole genome shotgun sequence genome segment TCAAGTACAGGGATCGGGACGACAAACACGAACAAGTACAAGTATCTACCAGGTCATTCTGCCTACACGTAAAAATGACTTAATAGTGTAAAATTTCTTTACACGGTTagtatatataagttaaactatTTTTTTGCCTGACGATATAAATATGTTTTTACCCTATGAAtgaatattaacttttaataacaaGTTAGTCAGTATAATTTTTACCAGATTATTAATTGATACGGAGTATTTATTACTACAAGATTCCACTTGTAATTAACTAAAAATGAgctaattttgaaaatattttttcttttcactaatCTATTTTCTTTCTATAAATGTGCAGTGCCTATATAGGAGGAAAACAGCTGACTGCATTTGGCGTTAACTCCAACCATTTCTAAGAAAAATAATTGAAGTACGAACTCAGGGAAATGGAGAACAAGTTGGCTAAATGGGGTTTCAACAATGGAGATTTAAAGGAAAAATCATTGCTTTCAATTCGATCAGTTCTTGAAACAATAATGGAAAATCTTAAAGAAGAGAATGAGAGGAAGTCAGTCATTCATTTGGGCCGTGGAGACCCTTCTGCAATTCCATGCTTTCGAACTTCACCAGTAGCAGAAGACGCTCTTTTTAGTGCTGTTCGATCTGCTAAATTCAATGGTTATGCTCCTGCTGTTGGTATTTATTCAGCTAGGAGGTAAGCTAGCTTTTAGGATTATTTGTTATTACTTATATTTTAATGGGTGGtgcagaaaattaatttttttcttgcATGGATGTAAAAGCTTGTTCCTTTTTTATTGTTTCTGAAGGGAGGCTTgtcgtaactggtaaagttgcctccatgtgatcaggaggtcacgaattcgagccgtgaaaataagctcttgcagaaatgcagggtataAGGTTTTCGACCCTTAGTTCGGCCcttcccggaccccgcgcataacgggagcttagtgcaccggcaGAAATTTTTCTTGCATGGATGTAAAAGCttatacttttttctttttctttttgggtgaATTAACACATTGCAATTtagaatttgaaaaatattttaattttcctTCCCATATGCTCTTCTGATAGCCTCTTTGTTTTTAGTAGACTTGAACACTTGACAACCTGCTAGATTATGGTTTTctcgagccgagggtctatcggaaacaacttctCTCCCTTCACATGGTAGGGGAAAGATTtgcatacacactatcctccccagaccccacttgtgggatttcactgggtatgttgttgttgttgttgttattgttgaacACTAGAAAACAGAAACTAAGCCTCTAAGTGAAATATCAGCTGCGAAGCTAAAAATTTTAacaaagggattcaagaaaacgTAAAATGTCACCTCTAGTATATTTTCAGCCCACTTTTGACACTACactaaaaaaaaatttttttagTTCAAGGATATTCAAAAATTTACATACatatgaaaaaaattatttttacctTGTTGAATAGTCGAGTAAAGTGGACTCAACTAAATCCCTTTCCTCGCATGTGACTCCATCAATGGCTGATATAGAGAAAGAACTAAGAGGAACATTTGCTTGTCGCGTGTTGTAGGCTTGATGTCATTTATTTTAGTGGCTAATAATCATGAATGATATGATTATGTTTCATCAAGTTTTCTTCCACGCTTGAAGAAACAAGCGATTTGCTGATGGCAAAGATATACTCGGATCTGTACATATTTTTTTCATCTGTTTAATAGGTCGATAGCGGAATACATCTCTCATGATATTCCTCACCAACTATCACCAGATGATGTTTTCCTTACACCTGGTGCTAATCATGCAATTGAAGTTGTAATGGCGGTCCTTGCTCGCCCTGGTGCCAACATATTGCTTCCTAAACCAGGGTATCCGTTTTATGAAGCTCGTGCTGCAGTTAGTAATGTTGAGGTTCGCCATTTCGACCTTCTCCCAGAAAAGGGTTGGGAGGTCGATCTTGAAAGCCTAGAATCCCTTGCTGATGATAACACTATTGCCATAGTTATCATTAATCCTGGAAATCCTTGTGGTAATGTTTTTACGTCTGAACACTTGCAAGAGGTATGATTGATCTCTATATTGATCGCTTATCACTCTGTTAAATTTCGCAGTATATATTGAATAACTCATTTTCCAAGTTCGTTGCTTCTTTGTTTTCATCATGGAGATTGCGGAGACAGCGAAAAAGCTAGGTATCCTAGTGATTGCAGATGAAGTCTATAGCCACTTATGTTTTGGTAGCAAGCCATTTGTGCCGATGGGAGTGTTTGGATCAATAACTCCAATTTTAACTCTGGGGTCATTGTCAAAAAGATGGATCATTCCTGGTTGGCGACTTGGTTGGATAGCAATGGTTGATCCTAGTGGCATTCTTAAGAAGTCCGGGGTTCGTATCATTTTCTTCCTTGTCTTTACTTTCTTTTTCTTGTCTTAATACTCTTATTTCAACTTTCTTAACCAAATAACAAATGGACCCTATGTTGCTTGGACTCTCCGAAATACTGTCGCACCCGTGTCAGAAGAATCCGAGCAACATAGAATGGACCAAGAAAAAGGTCCATATATGACTTGTGGCAAAATATCCGAAGGATACACTTTATTGAAGAATTATGAGGAGGAAAATGTATATTGGGAAAATATCCGAAGGATGCTTTTTATGATGTTTTCCCAAGCAGGAAATATATCATGTACCTTcagggagccttggagcaactgTAAAGTTATCTTCACGCGATTCAGCCACCTATGCTGCATAagggtaggctgcctacattACACCCCTTGGGATGCGGCCCTTACTCGGACGCTGCGTGAACGGGGATGCTTCGTGCACCACACTGTCATTTTAGTCATGCATACTAACCCACTGATGACATTTAGTATCTCTCATATAGATCTCTGGAAAAGTAGAAACTGATAGACTTGCATTTCAATGCTTTTTAAGGCTGTTTTACAATGTTACTGACTCTTATGTTGCTTTTTGCTTTTCAGTTTGCTGAATCCCTTCAAAGTTATCTTGATTACGGTGCTAATCCTGCAACTATTATTCAGGTATCGCTTATATGTGATTTCCTATGATCAAATCAATCATACACGTATCCAAGCTCATAATAGGCGATGACAAGAAGCTATATGAGTTTGCTTAAGTTTGTTCATTGACAACGATTAACGAGAATTATCTCATCCCATTATGTGTTTCTTTTTCCATATATCAGGGGAGTTCTTATTGCCTGTGATTTAAAATGTTCAGGGAGCAGTGCCTCACATCCTCGAGAAGACGACCAAGGATTTCTTTTCAAACATCAATAATATATTAAGGGAAGCTGTTGAAGTATTTATTACCAAAATTCAGGAGATACCTTGCTTTACCTGCCCATACAAACCAGATGGAGCAATGTCAGTGATGGTAAGGACTTATCGTAACACTTCGATTTAGGTCCTCTAAAATTCTAAATCTAGGAACTGCAGATATTCAGTTTTGACTTTCTTGTGTTGCAGTTTAAGTTGAACCTGTCATTTTTGGAAGGCATAAATGATGATATGGATTTCTGCACTAAGCTAGTCCATGAAGAATCAGTAATCATTCTGCCAGGTAAAATAGCCAGCTCTCTCCTAATATGGTTTGTCAATAAGGAATTTAGTACACACTAACGGTGGCAAACGGGCGGTTCGGGTCGGATATGAGCAGGTCAAAACGggtcattaaaaaaaaaaaacaacggcCCAGTGTAAtcctactagtggggtctggggagggtagtatgtacgcagaccttacctctaccctgaggggtagagaggctgtttccaggagaccctcagctCATGAAGACgacaagagacgatatattagtattatcaatagaatcataataaaataacaacatatataaaaaaacacAAAATAGATGGAAAATACACAATAACTAGTAGGTAAAGACCGGCATCAATAGAAACCACTAACATTCTAAATCTAAAACCTAACTAGCAAGTCTAACTCTGATGCTTCGAAAAAATATTcacaactacctcctaacctacaaatttaatgctcgacctccacaattccctgtcaagggtcatgtcctcagtaatcctaagtcgtgtcatgtcctgcctgatcacttctccccaatacttcttgggCCGTCCTAtacctctcctcgtgcccaccacAGCTAGTAGCTCACATCTCCTCACCGgagcatcagtgctcctcctctaaatgtgcccgaaccatctgagtcttgcttctctcatcttgtcctccacggggGCTacacccaccttctcccgaatagcttcatttctaatcttatccatcttagtatgcccgcacatctacctcaacatcctcatctctgctactttcatcttttggatatgtgagttcttaaccggccaacactcggtcccgtACAACATgacaggcctaaccactgctttataaaacttaccttttagtattGGTGACATTTttttgtcacacaggactcccgacgctaacctccacttcatccaccccacccctatacggtgtatgacatcctcgtcgatctctccaatcccctgaataaccgacccaaggtacttgaaactactcctcttgggaatgacttgggAGTCGAGCCTCACGTCCACCCCCGGGTCATTAAAAAAAACGGATAAGTTATCTGACCCGACCCGTATTTGAGACGGATAAAAACGGGTTTATCCGGCGCTTCTTAAATATTATCACTTATGAGAGAATTCCTAGTCTTCCATACTTGAGGAactccaatttgaggctttacaaatgtaaaagttaaacacattagttatctattggttatccattttctaagtggataatatggttctttatccatattcgacccctttttaaatagttcattatccaacccatttttgatgtataatatgggtggataaccattttcttttaaccattttggcACCTCTAGTACGCACTATTGAGTTTAGGTGTTTGGACAATATTTGGTCGAAGTTGAAAAAATAAAGTATTAGAAGTTGAAGTTGTGTGTTTGAATATGAATTTCACTTGGAAGAAAATAGTGAAAGTTTTGTGAGTTGGAAACCATTTTTGCATTCGAAATACTCACGAAACAAGTTTTTCGATATTTCACTAATACTTCAAATACGGAAATTTAGTATTTGCAAATAATTATGACCACACCAGTATTGTagcaaatacaacaacaacaacaacaacaaaaaacccagcgtaatctcacaagtggagtCTAGGGAAGGTAGTGAGTAGGCAGCCTATGCATACACCAGTATTGTagcaagtacaacaacaacaaaaatcatGTGTAATATCACAAGTGcagtctagggagggtagtgagCATGCAACCTTACGCGTACTTTGTGCAGGTAGAGAGGTTATTTACGGTAGATCGTCGGCTCCAAACATACATAGTCACAACAGAATTATAGCAAGTGGTGAACTATTATTTATGGCCGATTAAGTgatgaaaaaattataaattgcAGGAATGGTGGTGGGGCTGAAGGATTGGCTGCGATTAACTTTTGCTATTGAGCCATCCATTCTTGAAGAAGGACTTGAGAGGATAAAAGCTTTCTGCTTGAGGCGTTCAAGCAGCTAAAAGAAAAATTGGTCTCAATTTGCTAATCTATTGTGAATCAAGTCTTTTATTATTAGTGTTGAAATAGACTAATGTAGAATTTCTCCTTAATTGACAATTACTTTTCGTTGTTAAAAGCTACAATCTTTGGACGTTGCACGACAATTTGAATTGTTTTACGTaaggcggagccagaatttgaaGTAGGGTTCGAAATTCTAGTCCATTTAAATTACTGGGttctaatttaatattttatacatatccattgaatttcttaagacaaatacataAGTTTAGATTAAAGTTACTAAGTTCGACCGAACATGTATTTCACATTCTAGCTGCCCTGTCTGACCCATTAGTAGAGTAagcaaaaggtttaaaaatacaCAAAGGACCCTTGAGGAAAACATGTCTTGCAGTCAAAGAGATAATGGTTCTTGTACTTGGCAATTCAACTAAACTGAATGCTCCtaataccacaagttagttgtAAGGGTTAAACCTAAATAtagaaaaagagaaggaaaaatgacaTTTTATTGTCGCtgtcaaaataatagccgaaaaaatgtataaaatttgtatatatatatatatatatatattctgtatgttatatacaaatttCATATACTTTTTCGGTTATCAAATGTAAATAATTTCTGGCACggactaaaagtgataataccccaaaATAAAACTGGATGAGAGGGGATGTAGTGTGACAACAACGAATGTGACTAAACTTGTAGTGTGATACAAAGTGAAAAAACAAATTTATTGACTAAGTGAAAAAAACGATGTGATTTACTATTAAGTGCAAAGTCACAAAAATCTCTCACATTGTAATTTAGAAATTGTTCCATTGACATATCAAAGAAAGTGGTTTAATTTTCTCAATTAGGAGCAGTGGCAGAGACACCCTTTAGTAAAAGTTATTATTTGACTATATTTCGCAATTTTTTTGTAATAATTACAGTCACAATTTTATAATTCTTCGTCACATTACTAATGAGGTCAATCTTTTCCATTtccactatttttattttgtacaaatatatttttaaaacatcttttctAAGTTAAAGAATAGAATGGATGTACTAGAGTGAGTctctttatttattaattataaaaAGGAAAACTAACACAGATGCCAAAAAGTACAACAGCAACGACGATCCAGTGAAATCCCAATAGTGAGGGtatgggaagggtagtgtgtacgcagaccttacccctaccccgaaggagtagacaAGTTGTTTTCGacagaccctcggctcaagaagatgaATATaggtaaaaagagaaaaagaggcaATATATCAGAACCATCGACATAAACCATAGGGAAGAAAATGACAGCAATACAAGCACTAGTAAATAAATGAAAAGTAAAACAATAACCAGTAACCAGTAAATAAGGTCCGACACTATGAAAAACAGGAGAGTAGTATGAACGCAACATTaaccactagcagtctaagacaAGAACCTATCATACTAGCATGACTCTGGTGCGAAGTAGAAATATGTTCAACTAcgtcctaacctacaaccttaatgcttcCATTTTTTCTTATACGTCCAAAAAGTATCACGCAAAATACTTATTTTGAAAATGTTATACTACGTATATGTACATGTCATATAGCTTAATAGTACAAAAGTATGATTCAGCTATTCCTAGGATATATACAAATTATGCTAATAATTTTATGCAATTATGTTGTACCTTCATATATTGTGTGCTCAAAACATTAAACAAGTACAAAATTATACTATATAATTTTTAAGGAGcgaattttataaataaataaataaatattcagtCCGCTCGAGTAATAATCATATTAAGGGCATCCTTTACTAAAGTCAAAAGTTTTACTAAAGGGGAATATCTACGTACCAAACATTTCTCAgactttcttttattattattgttattgttattaatattattattattattatttgacattTCTATCAATTtctatttattaaaattattctACATTTCtgttgtttttctttaatttttaattcattttctgTTATGTAGAAATAGAGGACCccttcaaaaccctaatttgttTGTTTTATTCATCACTCTCCCCCttactcttttctttctcatttccAATTTTTCTGAAAAGGTGAGGGTTTAAGATATTTGCGATGGCTACGACGGCGGCAGCGGCAACCAGCACGGCGGCGACAACTGAGAAGAAGAAGCCGGTGTTTGTGAAAGTGGACAGCCTAAAACCTGGGACACATGGTCATAACTTGACGGTTAAGGTTGTTGATGCGAAAACGGTGAAAGCTACCGGCGGCGGCAGCCGTGGCGGCAGAGCATCGGGGTCGCTAAACCCTAGGGCTCCACCGCGAATCTCTGAGTGCCTCGTTGGTGATGATACTGGATCCATCCTCTTCACCGCACGTAATGAGCAGGGTATATATATCTGCATTTCTGAATTTTGTTTAGCTTTATAATTCTCTTTTCTATTTCGAGATATTAATTTGGATTTTATTGAGAAAATGAAAGgggaaatgaaggaaaatgattGATTTTTTAGTTTTCCTTTTTGTGTTTTAATTTCAATAGTTTTCCCTTTGATAATCCAGTTTAGAGATAGATTATTCAGTATTGGATTGAGACGAGCCAAAATTGAGTGGGATAGATTTAGAAGATTCGTAGAGACAATTCTAATGAGATTGGAATGGAGGCATAATTGATATTACCATTGTAGTGATCAATGGTGGACCAAGGAATTCTAAGTGATGGGTGCTCAGCTGCCTTTATGCCAATTTTTTAACCAGCGTACCCATTGTCGTACGACCTATAGGCTACGGGTTCGAaccgtggaagcagccactaatgcttccTCGGAACCTATGTGAATGCTGGATGCCTTGTGCAGCGGGCTGCCTTTTTTACCCCATTGCCGTATCCTGAGGTTGGAAGTTTAGtctctctatttttttttactaagttTGCAATGTAAATATATTTGTTTGGGTCAACAATATGGATGCTTGAGCACCCAGTAGCTTAGATGTAGGTCCATCATTGGTTGTGATGGAAGTAGTAGGCACTCAAAGGAATAGTTAAGGTGTGCACAAGTTGGCTCAGAAACTATCGCTATAACAAAAATAACATTACCTTATAGAGCTCATAATGAGAGAGATGGAGTTGCATTTGTTAAAATAACCTGGAAATctattttaaccaaaaaaaaaggaaaggaaaccCGGAAATTGGAACTTCGTGTTAATGTAGGTTGAAGAATTGAAGAATTTAGAGATGTATGAATTTGCAATTTCTAGTTTCATGTTTGATAGTGGTGTTATGAGACATGCTTGAGTGTTACGATTCTCTTTTAGCAAGTTCCACTTTACATTTTTATTTTCTGCTGAAGAAATATTATATTTGTTTTGCTATTACTTTTTATGTGAATTCTAACATTTTGCATAATAATGTGAATTCCGGGTTTTATAGTTCTGTGTTTAAGTATTAGTAGCTCATGCTACCCTTCTCAAAGGTTTAATCAGTGTTTTTTAGAGCGCGAAGCGCAAAAAAGCGACAGGGGCTCGCCTCGCTTTTCTAAACACTGGGTTTAATCACTTTGCACTTCCCCTTATCTTGTTAGGAAATTACAAGGTTgaaaacttatcaaaataaaagGTTATACCAACTACCAATTATGATCTGGATAATGATTTTACGTTAATTATTTTGATACCTCTTTGCCCTCATATTCCATTCAATCTAGTGTAATACTTTCACTTTGTGGAGAAATGGTGATTTGGTGGCTCTATGTATTCAGGTTGCTGGCAAATGTGGTTTGTTTTTGGCTGGCAAATTCTTTAGAACAGTTGTATTGTGATTTTGTGCAGAAAAGTCAATAAAACGATTCTTAATATGCAATCAGAGAAAAAGGGATGCTATTGGTGTTGTGATTGGATAGATCTGTTCTTTTATACAGTTGTATTGTGATTTTGTGCCCAAAGACAAAACGACTCTTGATTAGCAATCTGAGAAAGGGGATGCTATTGAATGTTTTCTGTTGTGATATTTACACCTTTACTCTTTTATGCAGTTGATTTATTGAAGGCAGGGGCTACTGTGATTCTGCG includes the following:
- the LOC107789747 gene encoding nicotianamine aminotransferase 1-like translates to MENKLAKWGFNNGDLKEKSLLSIRSVLETIMENLKEENERKSVIHLGRGDPSAIPCFRTSPVAEDALFSAVRSAKFNGYAPAVGIYSARRSIAEYISHDIPHQLSPDDVFLTPGANHAIEVVMAVLARPGANILLPKPGYPFYEARAAVSNVEVRHFDLLPEKGWEVDLESLESLADDNTIAIVIINPGNPCGNVFTSEHLQEIAETAKKLGILVIADEVYSHLCFGSKPFVPMGVFGSITPILTLGSLSKRWIIPGWRLGWIAMVDPSGILKKSGFAESLQSYLDYGANPATIIQGAVPHILEKTTKDFFSNINNILREAVEVFITKIQEIPCFTCPYKPDGAMSVMFKLNLSFLEGINDDMDFCTKLVHEESVIILPGMVVGLKDWLRLTFAIEPSILEEGLERIKAFCLRRSSS
- the LOC107789748 gene encoding uncharacterized protein At4g28440 is translated as MATTAAAATSTAATTEKKKPVFVKVDSLKPGTHGHNLTVKVVDAKTVKATGGGSRGGRASGSLNPRAPPRISECLVGDDTGSILFTARNEQVDLLKAGATVILRNAKIDMFKGSMRLAVDKWGRVEVTEPADFAVNEQNNLSLVEYELVNVEE